In one window of Reinekea forsetii DNA:
- a CDS encoding helix-turn-helix transcriptional regulator — protein sequence MTKQYFSDKALAERYEVSRATIWRWCKEDNLPKPKKLNGSTRWLLSDLEAWEQREVIA from the coding sequence ATGACTAAACAATATTTTTCCGACAAAGCACTAGCCGAACGTTACGAAGTCAGTCGTGCAACGATATGGCGGTGGTGCAAGGAAGATAACTTACCCAAACCTAAAAAACTAAACGGATCAACTCGTTGGCTATTGTCAGACTTAGAAGCCTGGGAACAGCGGGAGGTGATCGCATGA
- a CDS encoding tyrosine-type recombinase/integrase translates to MPGYSHRRGFMPKRARELTAVEIRRLVSASKQGVFAVGVISGLYLQIRGITSTSWILRKTIGSKRREIGLGAYPAIGLKEAREKARSFIEQIAQGIDPILERRAQKAAIIASQAKTVTFEQLAQEFINKKSLEFKTSKQTQKLTTMLKSYAYPIIGSMVVSDIERAHVVKLLEPIWLIKNETARRTRTYIEQVLNLAIAKGIRTGENPARWKGNLDLSLAAPNKIARVEHYASLPYQQLPEFMAKLRHQDRPGAKALELLILTAGRSGEVRNAVWAEFDLPNKVWTVPAERMKAGKVHRVPLCADAIALLEALPRSNEYVFPNSTSGRPITDNTISMVPKRIGHKVTAHGFRSTFKDWCSEHTSYADEVSELALAHVGSDSTRAAYARSELLDKRRRLMDEWALFVKHGADQKAASVTLIGSSGA, encoded by the coding sequence GTGCCCGGCTACAGTCACCGAAGAGGATTTATGCCAAAACGCGCAAGAGAATTAACAGCAGTTGAGATTCGACGCCTTGTATCCGCCTCCAAACAAGGTGTGTTTGCTGTCGGTGTTATCAGTGGGCTCTATCTGCAGATACGCGGTATAACCTCAACCAGCTGGATTCTAAGAAAGACCATTGGTTCAAAACGCCGTGAGATCGGCTTGGGGGCCTACCCTGCCATTGGCTTAAAAGAAGCTCGGGAAAAGGCTAGGTCCTTCATCGAACAGATAGCTCAAGGCATTGACCCAATCCTCGAACGACGAGCACAAAAGGCGGCGATCATCGCCAGCCAGGCGAAGACGGTAACCTTTGAACAGCTCGCCCAAGAGTTTATTAATAAAAAGTCTCTCGAGTTCAAAACCTCTAAACAGACTCAAAAACTAACAACAATGCTGAAAAGCTATGCATACCCCATTATTGGCTCAATGGTGGTCAGTGACATCGAGCGGGCTCACGTTGTGAAACTGTTGGAGCCAATATGGCTAATCAAGAATGAAACTGCCAGACGAACCCGAACTTATATTGAACAAGTGCTCAACCTGGCCATAGCCAAGGGCATTAGAACCGGTGAGAACCCCGCTCGCTGGAAAGGCAACCTAGACCTATCACTGGCCGCACCAAATAAAATTGCTCGAGTGGAGCATTATGCCTCGTTGCCCTACCAACAGCTGCCTGAGTTTATGGCCAAGCTACGCCATCAAGATCGGCCAGGTGCAAAGGCCTTGGAATTACTGATTTTGACCGCTGGCCGATCTGGCGAAGTGCGCAACGCGGTGTGGGCGGAATTTGATCTACCCAACAAGGTTTGGACAGTTCCCGCTGAGCGGATGAAAGCGGGCAAGGTTCACCGTGTGCCACTGTGCGCTGATGCGATCGCTCTATTGGAGGCTCTGCCACGTTCAAATGAGTACGTTTTTCCGAACTCGACAAGCGGGCGACCGATCACCGATAACACCATATCCATGGTCCCAAAACGTATCGGCCACAAAGTTACGGCTCATGGCTTTCGATCGACATTTAAAGACTGGTGTAGCGAGCACACAAGCTACGCTGACGAAGTTTCAGAGCTTGCCTTAGCCCATGTAGGTAGTGACAGCACACGGGCCGCCTATGCCCGTTCAGAGCTATTGGACAAGCGACGTCGGTTAATGGATGAGTGGGCCCTGTTTGTTAAGCACGGAGCCGATCAGAAAGCCGCAAGCGTTACATTGATTGGGAGTTCGGGAGCATGA
- a CDS encoding extracellular solute-binding protein, which translates to MTPSLWRNICVLAAATLSFSAGAWADANTLRILTWEDYFDPELISRFEATHQVTVQSIYYDNDEVRDQIMAENQGNGFDLILVDDIKLPTYIDQGWLAPIATERLVHLAGHGELWHQRVPGIEGYAIPYSWGTYGITYRSDLLDTAPTRWADLFEPNEALTGFIQMLPQASELLVIALLAQGDGPNSTDPAELAEALALLSAQKQRVAYYQTLDFDDNLLNQGLVKAAMSYNSDAIVLQERYDNIEFVVPDEGTIS; encoded by the coding sequence ATGACTCCATCACTTTGGCGCAACATTTGTGTCCTCGCGGCGGCCACCCTGTCGTTCTCGGCAGGGGCTTGGGCCGACGCCAACACCCTGCGCATCCTAACCTGGGAGGACTATTTCGATCCGGAACTGATCAGCCGGTTTGAGGCGACGCATCAGGTCACGGTCCAGTCCATCTATTATGATAACGATGAGGTTCGCGACCAGATCATGGCCGAGAACCAGGGCAATGGCTTCGACCTTATTTTGGTCGATGATATCAAGCTGCCGACCTATATCGATCAGGGCTGGCTCGCGCCCATCGCCACCGAACGACTCGTTCACCTAGCCGGACATGGTGAACTGTGGCATCAGCGGGTACCGGGCATAGAGGGCTATGCGATCCCATACAGCTGGGGGACCTATGGCATCACTTATCGCTCTGACCTGCTCGACACCGCACCGACCCGCTGGGCCGACCTGTTCGAGCCCAACGAGGCCTTAACGGGTTTTATTCAAATGCTCCCCCAGGCCTCAGAATTGTTGGTCATCGCCCTACTGGCACAAGGTGATGGACCGAACAGCACCGATCCGGCCGAGCTGGCCGAGGCCCTGGCGCTGCTCAGTGCCCAGAAACAGCGCGTAGCCTATTATCAGACCTTAGATTTCGATGACAACTTGCTCAATCAAGGGCTGGTCAAGGCGGCTATGTCCTATAATTCCGATGCGATCGTGCTGCAAGAGCGCTACGACAATATTGAATTTGTCGTGCCGGATGAGGGCACCATTTCATAG
- the ydiJ gene encoding D-2-hydroxyglutarate dehydrogenase YdiJ: MLPRLHELTETQSAYLAYLDEVRLAGFEGDICPDYAQRTVLATDNSIYQILPQAVVLPRHAEDVQILTRLAATDRWQAIVLSPRGGGTGTNGQSLTDGLVVDLSKYLNQILEINADEGWARVQSGVVKDQLNHALKPYGLFFAPELSTSNRATIGGMINTDASGQGSVLYGKTRDHVLELDTVLLSGDRHHSQPIDADTLKRLSAGTDRIGQIHATVDDVYQRRQADIIAKFPKLNRCMTGYDLAHIYDQGQFNLNNIICGSEGTLGFVVEAKLNLVKIPKLAALVNVFYGSFEASLRDAQTLLSAQPSSIETIDSTVLGLAREDIIWHSVSQFFDAQGQFIDGINLVEFTAETEAELERNISNLTDRLQEQTGQTGKNIGYAIARGHQQVQQLWSMRKKAVGLLGNAKGEARPVPFVEDTAVPPENLADFIMEFRAVLDKHKLRYGMFGHVDAGVLHVRPALDLKDEAQFKLVRQITDQVVALVSKYNGLLWGEHGKGVRSEFSPTFFGDLYPELQQIKRAFDPFNQLNPGKIATHQDKIPLLRIDEVGTRGELDRTIAVKSWTQFGSGMYCNGNGACFNWDPNDAMCPSFKVTQDRRQSPKGRASLIREWLRLLSEKNVDTTALSERQKRRVPLLHFIPRAWNSLKQRQGQYDFSHEVADSMAGCLACKSCTGQCPIKVDVPEFRARFLQIYYGRYLRPLKDYFIGSLEFIIPVLAFAPFKWLYNTAMSLNPVKRVLRDVAGMVDSPLIHSLNFRRELRRRKLFFADPILLDGLSASERERSVILVQDAFTSFFETPVVLDIIDCLQELGFRVWVMPYAPNGKPLHVHGFLHLFAWVAKRNQRKLQRLANTGIALVGIDPSMTLSYRAEYVKYVKLAVPPVYLVQEFLAQHKERLAAQAHRFNTGSVKLLGHCTEKTNAPAAMKDWTEIFAMLNQTLNHEAVGCCGMAGTYGHETRNRTNSENIYKLSWQAVVENQPSEMLLSTGYSCRSQVKRLHQKTLGHPLQYLLQCLK; this comes from the coding sequence ATGTTGCCTCGCCTACACGAACTGACTGAAACCCAATCGGCCTATCTCGCCTATCTCGACGAGGTCCGTTTGGCCGGTTTTGAGGGCGATATCTGCCCGGACTATGCCCAGCGCACCGTGCTGGCGACCGACAACTCCATCTATCAAATTCTGCCTCAGGCCGTGGTCTTACCTCGTCATGCCGAGGATGTGCAAATACTCACTCGCCTGGCGGCAACCGACCGCTGGCAAGCCATCGTGTTATCCCCGCGCGGCGGCGGCACCGGCACCAATGGCCAGTCATTGACCGACGGCCTGGTTGTCGATCTGTCGAAGTATCTCAATCAGATCCTCGAAATCAATGCCGACGAGGGTTGGGCGCGGGTACAGAGCGGCGTGGTTAAGGATCAACTCAATCACGCCCTAAAACCCTATGGGCTGTTTTTTGCGCCGGAATTGTCGACCAGTAACCGGGCCACCATCGGCGGTATGATCAACACCGACGCCAGCGGCCAGGGTTCAGTGCTCTATGGTAAGACGCGCGATCACGTCCTGGAGCTGGACACGGTATTGCTCAGCGGCGACCGCCATCACAGCCAGCCGATCGACGCCGATACGCTAAAACGTCTCAGTGCCGGCACCGACCGCATCGGTCAGATCCATGCCACGGTCGACGATGTCTATCAGCGTCGCCAGGCCGATATTATCGCCAAGTTCCCCAAGCTCAATCGCTGCATGACCGGTTACGATCTGGCCCATATCTACGATCAGGGCCAATTTAACCTCAACAATATTATCTGCGGCTCCGAAGGCACGCTAGGCTTTGTTGTGGAAGCGAAACTCAATCTAGTTAAAATTCCCAAGCTGGCAGCCCTAGTCAATGTCTTCTATGGCTCCTTTGAGGCCTCATTGCGCGATGCCCAGACGCTGCTCAGCGCGCAGCCCTCATCAATCGAGACCATCGACAGCACGGTCTTGGGCTTAGCGCGTGAGGATATTATCTGGCATTCGGTCAGTCAGTTTTTCGATGCCCAAGGGCAGTTTATCGATGGCATCAATCTGGTTGAATTTACCGCTGAAACAGAAGCTGAGTTAGAACGCAATATCAGCAATCTGACCGATCGATTGCAGGAGCAGACCGGTCAGACCGGTAAGAACATCGGTTACGCCATCGCCCGCGGCCATCAGCAGGTGCAACAACTCTGGTCGATGCGCAAGAAGGCGGTTGGCCTACTCGGCAATGCCAAGGGCGAGGCCCGCCCGGTGCCGTTTGTCGAAGACACGGCGGTACCGCCTGAAAATCTGGCCGACTTTATTATGGAGTTTCGCGCCGTCCTCGATAAGCATAAGCTGCGTTATGGCATGTTTGGTCATGTCGATGCCGGCGTCTTGCATGTCCGCCCCGCGCTCGATCTAAAGGACGAGGCCCAATTCAAGCTGGTGCGCCAGATTACCGATCAGGTTGTCGCCCTGGTCAGTAAATACAATGGTCTGCTCTGGGGCGAACACGGCAAGGGTGTGCGCTCGGAATTTTCGCCGACCTTTTTCGGCGATCTCTACCCGGAATTGCAGCAAATTAAACGCGCCTTCGATCCCTTTAATCAGCTCAATCCCGGCAAGATCGCTACCCACCAGGACAAGATCCCGCTGCTGCGCATCGATGAGGTTGGCACCCGCGGCGAGCTGGATCGAACCATTGCCGTCAAGAGCTGGACCCAGTTTGGCTCGGGCATGTACTGCAATGGCAACGGTGCCTGCTTTAACTGGGACCCGAACGACGCCATGTGCCCGTCCTTTAAGGTCACCCAGGATCGTCGCCAATCGCCCAAGGGCCGAGCATCACTGATCCGTGAATGGTTGCGTCTGCTGAGCGAAAAGAATGTCGATACCACCGCACTGAGCGAGCGGCAAAAGCGCCGTGTGCCGCTGCTGCATTTTATTCCCCGTGCCTGGAACAGCCTAAAACAGCGCCAAGGCCAATACGATTTCAGCCATGAGGTGGCCGACTCGATGGCCGGTTGTCTGGCCTGTAAATCCTGTACCGGCCAGTGCCCGATCAAGGTCGATGTGCCCGAATTCCGCGCCCGCTTCCTGCAGATCTATTATGGCCGTTACCTGCGACCGCTCAAGGACTACTTTATTGGTAGCCTGGAATTCATTATCCCGGTGCTCGCCTTTGCACCCTTTAAGTGGCTCTACAACACCGCCATGTCACTCAATCCGGTTAAGCGGGTGCTACGCGATGTCGCTGGCATGGTCGACAGTCCGCTGATCCACTCGCTGAATTTTCGCCGTGAACTGCGCCGACGCAAACTTTTCTTTGCCGATCCGATCTTGCTCGATGGCCTGTCGGCCAGTGAGCGCGAACGTTCGGTGATCTTGGTTCAGGATGCCTTCACCAGCTTTTTCGAAACCCCGGTGGTACTGGATATTATCGACTGCCTGCAGGAGTTGGGCTTTAGGGTCTGGGTCATGCCGTATGCGCCCAATGGCAAACCCCTGCACGTGCACGGCTTTTTACATCTGTTCGCGTGGGTTGCAAAACGCAATCAACGCAAGCTGCAACGCTTAGCCAATACCGGCATTGCCCTGGTCGGTATCGATCCCTCCATGACCCTGAGTTACCGTGCCGAGTACGTTAAGTACGTAAAACTGGCCGTGCCACCGGTCTACCTAGTGCAGGAATTTTTGGCGCAGCACAAGGAGCGCTTAGCCGCTCAGGCGCATCGGTTTAATACAGGCTCAGTCAAGCTCTTGGGTCACTGCACCGAAAAGACCAATGCCCCGGCGGCGATGAAAGACTGGACCGAGATCTTTGCCATGCTCAACCAAACCTTGAACCACGAGGCGGTCGGCTGTTGCGGCATGGCCGGCACCTATGGTCATGAAACGCGCAATCGCACCAACTCGGAAAATATCTATAAGCTGTCCTGGCAGGCCGTGGTCGAAAACCAGCCGAGCGAGATGCTGCTCAGTACCGGTTATTCCTGTCGCAGCCAGGTCAAACGACTCCATCAAAAAACCTTGGGCCACCCGCTGCAATATCTCCTGCAGTGCCTTAAATAA
- a CDS encoding proline--tRNA ligase encodes MRASRYLIATVKETPADAVIVSHQLMLRAGLVRQLASGLYSWLPTGMRVLKKVEQIIREELDRSGAQELLMPTIQPAELWQESGRIDAMEGQMLKVKDRHDRDFVYGPTHEEVITDIARNELNSYRQLPMNFYQIQTKFRDEFRPRFGVMRAREFIMKDGYSFHADQACLSAEYDNMYQAYCRIFDRLGFNYRPVEADSGAMGGAASHEFQVLADSGEDYIAYAEGGTYAANIERAEALLPTTPRADATAAMTLIDTPDAKTIEQLVTQYNLPIEKTVKTLIVEASEDSDAELIALIVRGDHVLNEVKAEKLAQVKSPLTMASEARIRALIGAGPGSLGPVNLPIPCVVDRSVSVLSDFSAGSNLDGKHYLNINWERDVALPEIADLRNIVAGDPSPDGQGTLQILKGIEVGHIFQLGDKYSKALKAEVLDQGGKTRPMLMGCYGIGVTRIVAAAIEQNYDANGIVWPYAIAPFHVSIVPLNAHKSPDVMAVAEQLYIDLQAAGFDVLLDDRDKKTSPGVKFADMELIGIPHRIVVSDRGLATGLLEYKSRASEDKIEMPIAEVIDHIHMVNSQTAQG; translated from the coding sequence ATGCGTGCAAGTCGGTATCTCATCGCGACTGTCAAAGAAACCCCGGCCGATGCCGTCATCGTCAGCCACCAGCTGATGCTGAGAGCCGGCCTGGTGCGCCAATTGGCGTCCGGCCTATATAGCTGGCTGCCGACCGGCATGCGAGTGTTGAAAAAAGTCGAACAGATTATTCGCGAAGAGTTGGACCGCTCAGGCGCCCAAGAACTCCTGATGCCGACCATCCAGCCCGCCGAATTGTGGCAGGAATCGGGTCGGATCGACGCGATGGAAGGCCAAATGCTGAAAGTGAAGGATCGGCACGACCGCGACTTCGTCTACGGGCCGACGCACGAAGAGGTGATCACCGACATCGCACGCAATGAATTGAACAGCTATCGCCAACTGCCGATGAATTTTTACCAAATCCAAACTAAATTTCGCGATGAATTCCGGCCCCGTTTCGGGGTTATGCGAGCGCGCGAGTTTATTATGAAAGACGGCTATTCGTTCCATGCTGATCAGGCCTGCCTGTCGGCCGAATACGATAATATGTATCAAGCCTATTGCCGGATCTTCGACCGCCTGGGTTTCAATTATCGACCTGTGGAGGCCGACAGCGGCGCCATGGGTGGCGCAGCATCACATGAGTTTCAGGTCCTGGCCGACTCCGGTGAAGACTATATTGCCTATGCCGAAGGGGGCACTTACGCCGCCAATATCGAACGCGCCGAGGCCCTATTACCGACGACGCCGCGGGCGGACGCCACGGCTGCGATGACGCTGATCGATACACCCGATGCCAAGACCATTGAGCAGCTGGTGACGCAGTATAATCTGCCTATCGAAAAGACTGTTAAAACACTGATCGTCGAAGCCAGCGAGGACAGCGACGCCGAACTGATTGCCCTAATTGTGCGCGGCGACCATGTGCTCAATGAAGTTAAGGCCGAGAAACTGGCCCAGGTCAAGAGCCCACTGACGATGGCCAGCGAAGCGCGTATACGAGCTTTGATCGGTGCCGGACCGGGTTCCTTAGGACCGGTCAACCTGCCTATTCCCTGTGTGGTCGATCGCTCGGTGTCGGTGCTGTCCGACTTCAGCGCCGGTTCCAATCTGGACGGCAAACATTATTTAAATATCAACTGGGAACGGGATGTCGCGCTGCCTGAGATCGCCGATCTGCGCAATATTGTCGCCGGCGATCCGAGCCCCGATGGCCAAGGCACGTTGCAGATACTGAAGGGTATTGAGGTTGGCCATATTTTCCAATTGGGCGATAAATACAGCAAGGCGCTCAAGGCCGAGGTACTCGATCAGGGTGGTAAAACCAGGCCGATGCTGATGGGTTGTTACGGCATTGGTGTGACCCGTATTGTAGCTGCCGCCATCGAGCAAAACTACGATGCCAATGGCATCGTCTGGCCCTATGCGATTGCCCCCTTCCATGTCAGCATTGTGCCCTTGAATGCGCACAAATCACCGGACGTCATGGCCGTGGCCGAACAGCTTTACATCGATTTACAGGCCGCCGGCTTCGATGTGCTGCTCGATGATCGCGATAAGAAGACCAGCCCGGGTGTCAAGTTTGCCGATATGGAATTGATCGGCATCCCGCATCGTATTGTGGTCAGCGATCGCGGTTTGGCCACTGGCTTGCTGGAATATAAGTCCCGCGCCTCCGAGGATAAGATTGAGATGCCCATCGCCGAGGTTATTGATCACATCCATATGGTTAATAGCCAAACAGCCCAAGGCTAA
- a CDS encoding VOC family protein gives MKYLHTMVRVTDLEASLHFYCDLLGLIETSRREFPNGRFTLIFLAVAEGEPSVELTYNWDADETLDGGRNFGHLAYSVDNIYELCQKLHDAGVTINRPPRDGHMAFVRSPDNISIELLQEGPDLPPTEPWLSMANSGVW, from the coding sequence ATGAAATATCTTCACACCATGGTACGCGTCACCGATCTAGAAGCCTCGTTACACTTTTATTGTGATCTCCTTGGCCTGATCGAAACCAGCCGCCGAGAGTTCCCCAATGGTCGCTTCACGCTGATTTTCTTGGCCGTTGCCGAGGGCGAACCGTCGGTCGAGCTAACCTACAATTGGGATGCTGATGAGACCCTTGATGGCGGTCGTAATTTTGGCCACCTCGCCTACTCGGTCGATAATATCTATGAGCTGTGCCAAAAACTGCACGATGCTGGCGTGACCATCAACCGACCACCGCGCGACGGCCACATGGCCTTTGTGCGCAGTCCGGACAATATTTCTATCGAACTGCTACAAGAAGGTCCTGACTTGCCGCCCACCGAGCCTTGGTTGAGCATGGCCAATTCCGGCGTCTGGTAG
- a CDS encoding GNAT family N-acetyltransferase, with protein MLRNEPYRFNWANPYRNKMDSSMSEEWLDQWPTGTSTEDANPFVSDAFLCALEQAGVCSREHGWQPSHLRLTPDLCVPAYLRTDSWGEYVFDWAWSSAYEQHGLAYYPKLVIAAPFTPSQGPRLLGAKSLEDVSRVIQSFKTKCLTDQLSGFHLLFPAPAEQAWLDQQGLLKRSDVQFHWRNRNYRDFDDFLERFSSRKRKNVRKERQSIIDQGITMRALTGSDITDSIWLAFYKFYHATYLKRGRQGYLNKEFFDRVRATMTDRIVLMMAFKDEEPIAGALCFRDQERLYGRYWGCFEEYSNLHFEACYYQGIEYCIAQGLTSFDPGTQGEHKIARGFEPTLTHSYHWLAHPEFFVAAEHFCAEERERTDRYLAQTQAALPFKQLTTQSDPEDQQ; from the coding sequence ATGCTCCGTAACGAACCCTATCGGTTCAACTGGGCCAACCCCTACCGCAATAAGATGGACAGCAGCATGAGTGAGGAATGGCTAGATCAATGGCCGACTGGGACGTCAACGGAGGATGCGAATCCTTTTGTCAGCGACGCGTTCCTGTGCGCATTAGAACAGGCGGGCGTTTGTTCACGCGAGCATGGCTGGCAACCCAGTCATTTGCGTCTGACGCCCGACCTCTGTGTCCCTGCCTACCTGAGAACCGACTCCTGGGGTGAGTATGTCTTCGACTGGGCCTGGTCCTCAGCCTATGAGCAACACGGCTTGGCCTACTACCCAAAGCTGGTCATCGCCGCGCCCTTTACCCCCTCGCAGGGGCCGCGTTTGCTGGGCGCTAAATCGCTTGAGGATGTCAGCCGGGTCATCCAGAGCTTTAAGACCAAATGTCTAACCGATCAGCTGAGCGGTTTTCATCTACTGTTCCCGGCGCCAGCAGAGCAGGCCTGGCTCGATCAGCAAGGTTTGCTCAAGCGCAGCGATGTGCAGTTTCACTGGCGTAATCGCAACTACCGCGATTTTGATGACTTTCTCGAGCGCTTCAGTTCGCGTAAACGCAAGAATGTGCGTAAGGAACGCCAGTCGATCATCGATCAGGGCATCACCATGCGGGCTCTGACTGGCTCAGATATCACCGATTCGATCTGGCTGGCCTTCTATAAGTTTTACCACGCTACCTATCTTAAGCGCGGCCGCCAGGGCTATCTGAACAAAGAGTTCTTTGATCGGGTACGCGCCACCATGACCGATCGCATTGTTCTGATGATGGCCTTTAAAGACGAGGAGCCAATTGCCGGTGCACTCTGCTTTCGCGACCAAGAGCGGCTCTATGGCCGCTACTGGGGTTGCTTTGAAGAATATTCGAATCTGCATTTCGAAGCCTGTTACTATCAGGGCATCGAGTATTGTATCGCCCAGGGCCTGACCAGCTTCGATCCCGGCACCCAAGGCGAACATAAGATTGCGCGCGGCTTTGAACCGACCTTGACGCATTCATATCACTGGTTGGCACATCCTGAATTCTTTGTTGCAGCAGAGCACTTCTGCGCCGAAGAGCGCGAGCGAACCGATCGTTATCTGGCGCAAACGCAAGCTGCGCTGCCCTTTAAACAGCTTACAACCCAATCCGACCCAGAGGACCAGCAATGA
- a CDS encoding HIT domain-containing protein → MFELDYRLKNDCVRIGSLPLCTILLMKDANYPWLILVPQRADVSEIYQLDADDQEQLIWESSFVAERLMAEFDGDKMNIGALGNVVPQLHIHHVVRTRTDPAWPKPVWGAVPARAYAAGALEQRVAQLAAVFETSTFKHA, encoded by the coding sequence ATGTTTGAATTGGATTATCGCCTGAAAAATGACTGTGTTCGCATCGGCTCACTGCCTCTATGCACCATACTGCTGATGAAAGATGCCAACTATCCTTGGTTGATCTTGGTGCCACAGCGGGCTGACGTCAGTGAAATCTATCAGCTGGACGCGGACGATCAAGAGCAGTTGATCTGGGAAAGCTCCTTCGTCGCCGAACGCCTGATGGCCGAGTTTGATGGCGATAAGATGAACATCGGCGCACTCGGCAATGTGGTGCCGCAACTCCATATTCACCATGTGGTGCGTACTCGAACCGATCCCGCTTGGCCCAAGCCCGTCTGGGGTGCGGTGCCGGCTCGAGCCTATGCTGCGGGGGCTTTGGAACAGCGGGTCGCGCAGTTGGCGGCGGTGTTTGAAACCTCAACCTTTAAGCACGCCTGA